One genomic segment of Ictidomys tridecemlineatus isolate mIctTri1 chromosome Y, mIctTri1.hap1, whole genome shotgun sequence includes these proteins:
- the LOC144372072 gene encoding ral guanine nucleotide dissociation stimulator-like isoform X2, translating to MRKVTSSSSSLLHSSEQVEDNRFIYILLEGQSERESKRILVTSVDTVKSLIRRALDQNLLQHEDVDNFEMLRMIPLHEKIKAPDHSPMYQSRTPRIKYFIVRKRREVKRKES from the exons atgagaaaagtcaccagtagcagctcctcactgcttcactccagcgagcaggtggaagacaaccGCTTTATTTAtatcctcctagagggacagagcgaGAGAGAgtcaaagcgcatcctg gtgaccagTGTGGATACAGTGAAgagcctcatccgcagggccttggaccaaaatttgttgcagcatgaggatgtggacaactttgagatgctgagaatgattcctctgcatgaga aaatcaaggccCCTGACCACTCACCCATGTATCAGTCTAGGACCCCGcggataaaatatttcatcgtgaggaaacgccgcgaggtcaagagaaaggag agctga
- the LOC144372072 gene encoding ral guanine nucleotide dissociation stimulator-like isoform X1 has product MRKVTSSSSSLLHSSEQVEDNRFIYILLEGQSERESKRILVTSVDTVKSLIRRALDQNLLQHEDVDNFEMLRMIPLHEKIKAPDHSPMYQSRTPRIKYFIVRKRREVKRKEFSESTCKSSRPHSHKQVGDTCLIRVHLEIQSPKMAKKVLVSLGAGVSPGAYTWVGSRHWSNTMDYSCPLEFGASG; this is encoded by the exons atgagaaaagtcaccagtagcagctcctcactgcttcactccagcgagcaggtggaagacaaccGCTTTATTTAtatcctcctagagggacagagcgaGAGAGAgtcaaagcgcatcctg gtgaccagTGTGGATACAGTGAAgagcctcatccgcagggccttggaccaaaatttgttgcagcatgaggatgtggacaactttgagatgctgagaatgattcctctgcatgaga aaatcaaggccCCTGACCACTCACCCATGTATCAGTCTAGGACCCCGcggataaaatatttcatcgtgaggaaacgccgcgaggtcaagagaaaggag ttctcagaatcaacctgcaagtcctccaggccgcattcccacaagcaggtgggagacacctgcttaattcgtgtccacttagaaatacaaagtccaaagatggccaagaaggtcctggtaagcctgggagcaggggtgtcccctggtgcttacacctgggtggggagcagacactggtccaataccatggactactcatgccctcttgaatttggagcttctggatga